One stretch of Clavibacter californiensis DNA includes these proteins:
- a CDS encoding DnaJ domain-containing protein, translating into MTRAGSPADRTPYEVLGVDPAADVAALRAAYRRLVRATHPDTGGEAHLFHAVQRAWELVGDPDDRAAYDRGQGRTTTADDDPLGPDDAGYAPAPGSGTRLGAAVHGVAGALARAHYLDRVAEWQGVAPGGDLGVDPWSPELVRRAPRDVRWLLAKALAEEATARAAASLGMGATIFHDVRPLASAGKVDHVVLAPAGLFALSSEDWGTAVQLVRGELQPVAADPDGAFAPGDAPVTWLVGAARSLAASAGVRFAAAVVVVPDDALAQPVERVERGRNRGALVVRRSVLPLVLRDGVSEDGRLSVADPYAVRALLRERLTLLGPAAG; encoded by the coding sequence GTGACCCGCGCGGGGAGCCCCGCCGACCGCACGCCGTACGAGGTGCTCGGCGTGGATCCCGCGGCTGACGTCGCCGCCCTCCGCGCCGCGTACCGGCGGCTCGTGCGCGCCACCCATCCGGACACGGGCGGCGAGGCGCACCTGTTCCACGCGGTGCAGCGCGCGTGGGAGCTCGTGGGGGATCCCGACGACCGCGCCGCGTACGACCGGGGCCAGGGGCGCACGACGACCGCGGACGACGACCCGCTCGGCCCGGACGACGCCGGGTACGCGCCCGCGCCCGGATCCGGCACGCGACTCGGAGCGGCCGTCCACGGCGTCGCGGGCGCGCTCGCCCGCGCCCACTACCTCGACCGCGTGGCCGAGTGGCAGGGCGTCGCGCCGGGCGGCGACCTCGGCGTGGATCCCTGGTCGCCCGAGCTCGTGCGCCGCGCCCCGCGCGACGTCCGCTGGCTGCTCGCGAAGGCCCTCGCCGAGGAGGCGACCGCGCGGGCCGCGGCGTCGCTCGGCATGGGCGCCACGATCTTCCACGACGTGCGCCCGCTCGCCAGTGCGGGCAAGGTCGACCACGTCGTGCTCGCGCCCGCCGGCCTCTTCGCGCTGAGCTCCGAGGACTGGGGCACGGCCGTCCAGCTGGTGCGCGGCGAGCTGCAGCCCGTCGCGGCGGATCCCGACGGCGCCTTCGCCCCGGGCGACGCGCCCGTCACGTGGCTGGTCGGCGCCGCGCGCTCGCTCGCGGCCTCGGCGGGCGTGCGCTTCGCGGCCGCGGTGGTCGTCGTCCCGGACGACGCGCTTGCGCAGCCCGTCGAGCGGGTCGAGCGTGGGCGCAACCGCGGCGCCCTCGTCGTCCGCCGATCCGTCCTGCCGCTCGTGCTGCGCGACGGCGTCTCGGAAGACGGGCGGCTCAGCGTCGCGGATCCCTACGCCGTCCGCGCGCTGCTCCGCGAGCGGCTGACGCTGCTCGGGCCTGCGGCGGGCTGA